From the genome of Fusobacterium varium, one region includes:
- the mepA_6 gene encoding Multidrug export protein mepA, translating to MKKNIMLKSFIKYVTLNVIGMIGFSCYILADTYFVSKGMGANGLTSLNLAIPVYTFINGISLMIGIGGGAKYVLLSAKGEKDKANTIFTSSVQAGILCGLAFLTVGILLGNKISYILGADNVTFAMTSLYLKTIMAFAPFIILNNIFLVFVRNDGNPKLSMLGMLFGSFSNIILDYVFIFPLNLGIFGAAFATGLSPVISMIILSIYLLKRKNQFHLKKEKLNIKEVIKLCGTGASSFITEISSGIVLIVFNMVILKLKGNIGVAAYGIVANLALVVMAIFTGIAQGVQPLVSKSYGNKEKEQLYYILKYSIFLSVTIAILVYGIVFFSTDTLVSIFNKEKIKNFLI from the coding sequence ATGAAAAAAAATATAATGCTTAAATCTTTTATTAAATATGTAACTTTAAATGTAATAGGGATGATTGGATTTTCCTGTTATATTTTGGCAGATACTTATTTTGTATCTAAGGGAATGGGGGCAAATGGTCTTACTTCATTAAACTTAGCTATACCAGTTTATACTTTTATTAATGGAATAAGTCTAATGATTGGAATAGGTGGAGGAGCTAAATATGTACTGTTAAGTGCTAAAGGGGAAAAGGATAAAGCAAACACTATTTTTACAAGTTCAGTACAAGCAGGGATTTTATGTGGATTAGCCTTCTTAACTGTAGGAATATTATTAGGCAATAAAATAAGTTATATACTTGGAGCAGATAATGTAACTTTTGCTATGACATCATTATACTTAAAAACTATTATGGCTTTTGCACCTTTTATTATTTTAAATAATATATTTCTAGTTTTTGTAAGAAATGATGGCAATCCTAAACTTTCAATGTTGGGAATGCTTTTTGGAAGTTTTTCAAATATAATTTTAGATTATGTATTTATATTCCCTTTAAATTTAGGGATTTTTGGAGCAGCTTTTGCAACAGGATTATCTCCCGTGATTAGTATGATTATCTTATCAATATATTTATTAAAAAGAAAAAATCAATTTCATCTCAAAAAAGAAAAATTAAATATAAAAGAGGTAATAAAACTATGTGGAACAGGAGCGTCCTCTTTTATAACTGAAATATCCTCTGGAATAGTATTAATAGTTTTTAATATGGTAATATTGAAACTTAAAGGAAACATAGGAGTCGCAGCATATGGTATAGTTGCTAATCTTGCTCTGGTAGTGATGGCGATATTTACAGGAATAGCTCAAGGAGTGCAGCCATTAGTAAGTAAAAGCTATGGAAATAAAGAGAAAGAACAACTTTATTATATTTTGAAATATTCAATATTTCTTTCTGTAACTATTGCTATATTAGTCTATGGGATAGTATTTTTTTCAACAGATACATTAGTTTCTATATTTAATAAAGAAAAAATAAAGAACTTTCTAATCTAG
- a CDS encoding multidrug efflux pump VmrA, producing the protein MSGIHIYFTGFLFAGVNIILSVFFSSMEHSKTGFIISITRGFVAIVPAVLLLSYIFGMTGVWLSFPMAEIFALFSVIYFIYSNRSFLKINLSKELSYFINTLKKIFKRKEAAQSND; encoded by the coding sequence GTGAGTGGTATTCATATTTATTTTACTGGTTTTTTATTTGCAGGAGTTAATATAATATTATCTGTATTTTTTAGCTCAATGGAACATTCTAAAACAGGATTTATAATATCAATTACAAGAGGATTTGTAGCTATAGTTCCAGCAGTATTACTGTTATCATATATATTTGGAATGACAGGAGTATGGCTATCTTTTCCAATGGCTGAAATATTTGCATTATTTTCAGTAATTTATTTTATCTATAGCAATAGAAGTTTTTTAAAAATAAATTTAAGCAAGGAACTGTCATACTTCATAAATACTCTAAAGAAAATATTTAAAAGAAAAGAAGCTGCTCAAAGTAATGATTGA